The sequence GGCAGGGACGGGAACGGACGGCCAGCCGCCGAAGCGGCAGCCGATCCGTGTCGGGCCCAAGATCGGGCGCAACCAGCCCTGCCCGTGCGGGAGCGGGAAAAAGTACAAGCATTGCTGCGGCGCTTCATAAGAAAGAATATGGCGCTCATGGATGCCGCTCATCTTCCGCTGGACATAAACAGCTGAACATGATCAGGTGAGAAAGGGATGAGAAGATGACGTTTGGAGAAATACGCCAACAGCTCCAACAGACAGCCCATCGGATTGCCGAAATGAGGGGGTCTCTTTGACCTCCCTGCCAAGGAGGAGCGGATTGCGGAACTGGAAAAGCTGATGGCAGCTCCGGAATTTTGGGAGGACCAGGAGAAGGCGCAAAAAGTGCTGCAGGAGAGCAAGGCGCTGAAAGGTCAGGTGGAGACCTTACAGAACCTTGAGAAGCGGTTGGAAGACCTGCAGGTGTTGCTGGAGTTGGCCGAAGAGGAGAAAGATGAGAGCCTTATCCCGGAGCTGTCCCAAGGAAAGAAGGAACTGCAGAAAGCGCTGGAACGGTTTGAGTTGCAATTGTTGCTGAGCGACCCATATGACAAAAACAACGCGATTCTGGAACTGCATCCCGGGGCGGGAGGCACCGAATCGCAGGATTGGGCCAGCATGCTGCTCCGGATGTATACCCGCTGGGCGGAAGATCATGGATACCAGGTGGAGACGCTGGACTACCTGCCTGGCGAGGAGGCCGGGGTGAAAAGCGTCACGCTGCTGATCAAGGGGCACAACGCTTACGGTTATCTCAAGGCGGAAAAAGGCGTGCACCGACTGGTGCGCATCTCCCCTTTTGATTCCTCCGGCAGGCGCCACACCTCCTTTGTCTCCTGCAACGTGATGCCGGAGCTGGAGGATGATATTGAGGTGACCATCAACCCCGAAGACCTGAAAATCGACGTTTTCCGCTCCAGCGGGGCAGGTGGCCAGCACGTCAACACCACCGATTCGGCGGTGCGGATTCTTCACATCCCGACGGGCATTGTGGTGACCTGCCAGTCCGAGCGATCCCAAATCCAGAACCGCGAACGGGCGATGAAGATCCTCAAAGCCCGGCTCTATGAAAAAAAGCGTGAGGAACAGGAAAAAGAGTTGGCCGCTCTTCGCGGTGAACAGAAGGAAATCGGCTGGGGGAGCCAGATTCGCTCCTATGTGTTTCACCCCTACAGCATGGTCAAGGATCACCGGACCCAGGTAGAGACCGGCAATGTCCAGGCGGTGATGGACGGGGAGATCGATCTGTTTATTGACGCCTATTTGCGGATGCAGATGGGCAAACGAGGCCCGTTGACAGAAGAGCACCCCTCCTAGTGGGGTGCCTATTGTATTTTTATTCACGTCTTTGTATAATGATGCAAGACGTTTTTCGGCAGCAAACGGCGGAGAAGAATCTTGAGGAGAGGAGATGCGGGGATGCAGGTTGCCATCGTGGGGGCCAGCGGCTATGGCGGCGCAGAGCTGTACCGTTTGTTGCAGCGTCATCCGGAGATCGAGGAAATTCATTTGTTTGCCCATTCGCAGGCGGATCAGCCGATTTCGGCCATTTTTCCGCATATCGGCAAAGAGCAATGGGTGAAAAAGTTTGCTGTCCAGGCGGTGGCCGCGTGCGCGGAATGGGTGTTTTTGGCGACGCCCAGCGGCGTCAGCGCGCAAGTGACGCCGCAGTTGGTCGAGGCGGGATTGAAAGTGATTGACCTCTCCGGTGATTTGCGTCTTGCAAAGCCGGCTGATTATGAAGAGTGGTACGGAAAAACGCCGGCCCCCGCCTCACTGCTGGAAAAGGCGGTTTACGGTTTGACGGAGTTGTACCGGGATGCGGTGCGCACGGCCGATCTGATTGCCAACCCGGGGTGTTATCCGACGGCGACCCTTTTGGGGTTGGCGCCGCTGTTGCAAGAAGGGCTCATCGAGACGCAGTCGGTGATCGTGGACGCCAAATCCGGCGTTTCCGGCGCAGGGCGCAGCAGCAATTTGACCCACTCCTTCAGCGAGGTAAATGAAAAT is a genomic window of Bacillus thermozeamaize containing:
- a CDS encoding peptide chain release factor 2, producing MAAPEFWEDQEKAQKVLQESKALKGQVETLQNLEKRLEDLQVLLELAEEEKDESLIPELSQGKKELQKALERFELQLLLSDPYDKNNAILELHPGAGGTESQDWASMLLRMYTRWAEDHGYQVETLDYLPGEEAGVKSVTLLIKGHNAYGYLKAEKGVHRLVRISPFDSSGRRHTSFVSCNVMPELEDDIEVTINPEDLKIDVFRSSGAGGQHVNTTDSAVRILHIPTGIVVTCQSERSQIQNRERAMKILKARLYEKKREEQEKELAALRGEQKEIGWGSQIRSYVFHPYSMVKDHRTQVETGNVQAVMDGEIDLFIDAYLRMQMGKRGPLTEEHPS
- a CDS encoding N-acetyl-gamma-glutamyl-phosphate reductase, with protein sequence MQVAIVGASGYGGAELYRLLQRHPEIEEIHLFAHSQADQPISAIFPHIGKEQWVKKFAVQAVAACAEWVFLATPSGVSAQVTPQLVEAGLKVIDLSGDLRLAKPADYEEWYGKTPAPASLLEKAVYGLTELYRDAVRTADLIANPGCYPTATLLGLAPLLQEGLIETQSVIVDAKSGVSGAGRSSNLTHSFSEVNENLKVYRVNKHQHIPEIERFASQLAGEPVQISFLTHLIPMTRGMMCTIYATPRRGLSAEKVHQLYRSYYEDARFVRVRPLGQFPATKEVYGSNYCDLGVAVDQRTGRITVVSVIDNLVKGAAGQAVQNLNVRMGWPEALSLEGEPLFP